One Melanotaenia boesemani isolate fMelBoe1 chromosome 8, fMelBoe1.pri, whole genome shotgun sequence DNA segment encodes these proteins:
- the xcr1b.1 gene encoding chemokine XC receptor 1, translating into MGEMTTVENNMDYDYESDLCNKTSVIHFGAIVTPVFFSIVMILSLIGNILVLLILVKYENLKSITNTLILNLVVSDLFFSAGLPFWTYYHMYGWTLGESACKIVSFIFHLGFYSSSIILILMTAYRYVAVINPLSNIVSATGLYSIISTVVIWIMSILAASPALIFSKIEGQYYCGYMEQHLKLLGVYLQNAVFVLSSLVFVFCYSQILYKLMRPTPQRRNKTLKLIFILIVVFFVGWAPYNVVIFLQSIFIFPGKAEELFANPCKTSQQLDYAFYISRLLAFSHCCLNPVFYVFVAVKFKTHLKKMLKSWCHTKRGQNKQNRVTIISLTSGEDFCV; encoded by the coding sequence ATGGGAGAAATGACCACAGTTGAAAACAATATGGACTATGACTATGAAAGTGACTTGTGCAACAAAACAAGTGTCATTCACTTTGGAGCAATCGTGACTcctgtgtttttctccattgtGATGATCCTGAGTCTGATCGGCAACATCCTGGTCCTTCTCATTCTTGTAAAGTATGAGAATCTGAAATCCATCACCAACACTTTAATCCTGAATCTGGTTGTATCAGATCTCTTCTTCAGTGCAGGTCTGCCCTTCTGGACCTACTACCACATGTACGGATGGACTTTGGGAGAGTCTGCATGCAAAATAGTTAGCTTTATCTTTCATCTTGGCTTCTACAGCAGCAGTATCATCCTCATCCTGATGACGGCTTACCGTTATGTAGCTGTCATTAATCCTCTATCTAATATTGTGTCTGCCACCGGCCTCTACAGCATCATATCTACTGTGGTGATTTGGATCATGAGTATCTTGGCAGCCAGTCCTGCATTAATCTTCTCTAAAATAGAGGGCCAGTATTACTGTGGATATATGGAACAGCACTTGAAATTGTTGGGAGTCTATCTACAAAATGCTGTCTTCGTATTGAGTTCACTGGTATTTGTTTTTTGCTACTCTCAAATCCTGTACAAGTTGATGCGTCCCACCCCCCAAAGAAGGAACAAAACTCTCAAACTAATTTTCATTCtcattgttgttttctttgtaggGTGGGCACCCTATAATgtagttatttttttacagtcaatatttatttttcctggtaAAGCTGAAGAATTATTTGCAAACCCCTGCAAAACTAGTCAACAACTGGATTACGCTTTCTACATCAGCCGACTCCTCGCCTTTTCCCACTGCTGCCTCAACCCAGTGTTTTATGTGTTCGTGGCAGTGAAATTCAAAACCCATTTGAAGAAAATGCTAAAGAGCTGGTGCCACACAAAAAGGggccaaaacaaacagaaccGAGTCACCATCATATCTCTAACAAGTGGTGAGGACTTCTGTGTATAG